Within Roseisolibacter agri, the genomic segment GGCGCGCGCCGCCCGGTCACGCGCCAGGCGCTGACCGGCAGCCAGCTCCTCGCGTTCCTGCGCGAGATCGCGCCAGCCGATGCCGTCGCGCGCCTCGACGCATCGCAGCCCGCCGACTTCCGCTACGCCTCGCCCGACGGCCCGTTCGACGTCCGCGTGACGCGCGCCGAGCAGCGCTGGGCCGCGCGGCTCACGCCAGCCACGGTGAGCGCGCCGGCGCCGCAGCCCGCGGTCGCCGCAGCCGTCGAGACGCCGGCGCTCGCATCCGTCGGCGCCGCCGCGGACGGCGCGGTCGACGGCTTCGTCGCCACCGCCTACGAAGGGGCGTTCGGCAGCGCGCCCGACGTCGCACCGGTCCGCATTCCGGCGAGTGCCGCGCCCACGCCCGCGTCGGCGGTGGCGGCGGTGGCGGCGCCGGCGCGGCCGTCCGCTGGTGGCGAGCGGGCGCGCATGGCGATGGATCGGCTGCTGCGCATCCTCGTGGAGCGCGGCGGCTCGGACCTGCACCTGCGCGTCGGCGAGCCGCCGATCATCCGCGCGTCCGGCCACCTCGAGCGCCTCGACGAGCCGGCCCTCGACGGCGACGGCCTCGAGGCGATGATGCTCGCGATCATGCCCGACCGGAACCGCGCGGAGTTCGCGGAGCGGAACGACACCGACTACGCGTACGAGATCGCGGGCTGCGCGCGCTTCCGCGCGAACGCGCTGCGCGACCGCCTCGGGCCCGCCGGCGTGTTCCGCGTGATCCCGGCGACGGTCGTCAGCGTCGAGGACATGAAGATCTCTCCGGAGGTGCAGCAGCTCTGCTACCTCACGAAGGGCCTCGTCCTCGTCACCGGCCCGACGGGCTCGGGCAAGTCCACGACGCTCTGTTCGCTCGTCGACCTCGTCAACCGGTCGCGCCAGGATCACATCCTGACCATCGAGGATCCGATCGAGTTCGTGCACCCGAACAAGCAGTGCGTGATCACGCAGCGGCAGGTCGGCGTGCACACGGACTCGTTCAAGAGCGCGCTGCGCGCGGCGCTGCGCGAGGATCCGGACGTGATCCTGGTCGGCGAGCTGCGCGACCTCGAGACGATCTCGATCGCCATCGAGACGGCGGAGACCGGACACCTCGTCTTCGGCACGCTGCACACGACGACGGCGCCCAGCACGGTGGACCGCATCATCGACCAGTTCCCGGCCGACCGGCAGTCGCAGATCCGCGTGATGCTGAGCGAGTCGCTCAAGGGCGTCATCTCGCAGACGCTCTGCCGGAAGATCGGCGGCGGGCGTGCGGCCGCGCGCGAGGTCCTGCTGGCGACGCCCGCGGTGTCGAACCTGATCCGCGAGGGCAAGACGTTCCAGATCCCGTCCATCATGCAGACGTCGCGCAAGCTCGGCATGGTGACGCTGAACGACGCGCTGCTGGAGCTGGTCGACGCGAAGACGGTGGAGCCGCGCGAGGCGTGGACGAAGGCGGTCGACAAGGCGTCGTTCGTGGCGTCGCTGAAGCAGCGCGGGCTCGACACCGCGTTCGCCGACACCGCGAAGTAGGCGCGTATCGCCGCGCGCAGCGCAGCGCCCCGGACGTGACGCGGGGGGCCGCCATCGATGGCGGCCCCCCGCGTGTCGTGCATCGGCCCGCGGGCGCACGCGCCGCGGGGATGACGATCAGGTGTCGTCGTCGGAAGATCGACGTCGCTCGCCGCTGTCG encodes:
- a CDS encoding type IV pilus twitching motility protein PilT, with amino-acid sequence MPQVDRLLSALAASRGDAVELLEGEPASFLVGGARRPVTRQALTGSQLLAFLREIAPADAVARLDASQPADFRYASPDGPFDVRVTRAEQRWAARLTPATVSAPAPQPAVAAAVETPALASVGAAADGAVDGFVATAYEGAFGSAPDVAPVRIPASAAPTPASAVAAVAAPARPSAGGERARMAMDRLLRILVERGGSDLHLRVGEPPIIRASGHLERLDEPALDGDGLEAMMLAIMPDRNRAEFAERNDTDYAYEIAGCARFRANALRDRLGPAGVFRVIPATVVSVEDMKISPEVQQLCYLTKGLVLVTGPTGSGKSTTLCSLVDLVNRSRQDHILTIEDPIEFVHPNKQCVITQRQVGVHTDSFKSALRAALREDPDVILVGELRDLETISIAIETAETGHLVFGTLHTTTAPSTVDRIIDQFPADRQSQIRVMLSESLKGVISQTLCRKIGGGRAAAREVLLATPAVSNLIREGKTFQIPSIMQTSRKLGMVTLNDALLELVDAKTVEPREAWTKAVDKASFVASLKQRGLDTAFADTAK